The Desulfovibrio piger DNA segment GCCGCCCGCGCTGCCGGCCGGACGTTGCAAGCCCCTATGCCCGGCTTACCCGCTCAAAGTTCTATAATTTAATCGTTATATTCCGCTATGTTATTGGCTTGAAAATTTTTCTCGGCAAAAAATGAAAAAATCGCTTGACCCCGAGGGAGTTTTTCCGTAGAAGTCTTCTTCGTTGAGCACGCCCTTGTAGCTCAGTCGGTAGAGTGCATCCTTGGTAAGGATGAGGTCACCAGTTCAATCCTGGTCAAGGGCTCCAGCAAACAACACGACGCCTGTGGAAACATGGGCGTTTTTTTGGGGAAACCCGGACATATAGGACCGCCCTTGTAGCTCAGTCGGTAGAGTGCATCCTTGGTAAGGATGAGGTCACCAGTTCAATCCTGGTCAAGGGCTCCAGAAATTTCAACGCCTGTGGAAACATGGGCGTTTTTTCTTTATCTGCTCCAAGGAGCCTGTCATGCAGATCCCCGTCCCGGTCGCCACAGTCGGCCTGCTGGTGCTCTCCAATGTCTTCATGACCTTCGCCTGGTACGGTCACCTGAAGCACAAGAGCATGGCCCTGCCCATGGTCATCTTCATCAGCTGGTGCATCGCCTTTTTCGAGTATGTGCTGCAGGTCCCGGCCAACCGCATCGGTTACGGCTACTTCAATGCGGCGGAGCTGAAGACCATCCAGGAGGTCATCTCCCTGACGGTCTTCTCGCTCTTCTCCGTCTTCTACCTGCACGAGACCCTGCGCTGGAACCACATCCTGGGTTTCGCCCTCATCGTGCTGGCCGCCTACGTCATCTTCAAGGAATGGTAGCATGGTCAGCACGGCTATCATCCTTTTCTGTACCTGCGCCGCCTTCGTGGCGGGCTTCATCGATTCCATCGCGGGCGGCGGCGGCCTCATCACCATCCCCGCCCTGCTGCTTTCCGGCCTGCCGCCCCAGCTGGCCCTGGGCACCAACAAGGTGGGCTGCTGCCTGGGCACCGGCGTGGCCATGCTCAACTTCGCCCGCAGCAACCTCATCCTCTGGCGGCTGGCCCTGCTGGGCGTGGGCTTTTCGCTGGTAGGGGCAGGTATCGGCACCGAGCTGGCCCTCTACATCTCGCCCGACCTGCTGGGCAAGGTGCTGGTGCTCCTGCTGCCCTTCGCCATGCTGGCCACCCTCATGCCCAAGAAGGAGCAGAAAAATCCGCCGCTCACCTCCGGTCGCCGTTACTGGATACTGGCGCCGCTCTGCTTCCTCATCGTGGGCATCTATGACGGCTTTTTCGGTCCCGGCACCGGCAGCTTCCTGATCCTGGCCCTGCACTGGGTCCTGCGCATCAGCCTCCTCGAAGCCTCGGCCACGTCCAAGGTCATGAATTTTGCCTCCAACCTCGGCGCCATGATCCTCTTCATCTGGAACGGCGCCGTCATCTGGAGCGTCGGCCTGCCCATGATGGCCGCCAACATCGCGGGCAACTGGCTGGGCAGCCGTCTGGCCATCAAGGTCGGTACCGAAGCCGTGCGTCGCTTCCTCTGGGTCTCGCTCTCCCTGCTGCTGGCCACCCTGATCTGGCGCTTTTTTATCTCTCCCTATCTGCTTGGGGCCTGATCCTCCCGTCCCGTTTCGATATCAGGCCGGCAGCGCATGGCTGCCGGCTTTTTTGTTTTGGCCCCGGTGCGGACAGGGAGCGGACGTACGAGCTGCGGCGCGGCGATGATTGGTTGCCCAACCATCATATGAAAAAAAGAGTTACCGCTTGCCCATGCCCCGGCGGAGTGCTAGAGTAGGAGAAAACAGCCCTTGCGGGCAAAAGGAGTCCTGTATGCTGAAGCGTATCGTTCCTCTCGTTCTGGCTCTCGTTCTCTGCGCCGGTCTGGCCCAGGCCAAGACCAAGGCCCCCGCGACCCAGCTCCCCGGCGACCTGACCCTGGCCGAAGCCCAGAAGGTGCTCGATGCGGCTCTGGTCAAGGCCAAAGCCCAGGGCGTGCCCATGAATATCGCCATCGTGGATGCTGGCGGCAACTTGAAGGCCTTCGTGCGTCAGGACGGCGCCTTCATCGGCAGCATCGACGTTTCCACCAAGAAGGCCGTCACGGCCCGCTACTTCAACATGCCCACCTCCACGCTGGGCGCCGCTTCCCAGCCCGGTCAGGAACTGTTCGGCATCGAAGCCACCAACGGCGGTCTGGTGATCTTCGGCGGCGGTGAGCTGCTGATCCGCGACAACGTCATCGTGGGCGCCATCGGCGTCAGCGGTGGTAGCGTGGCCGAAGACACCAACGTGGCCAAGGCCGGTGCCGCTGCCCTCAAGTAGGCTTTTCCTCGTACGCAAAGGCCCTACGGAACACACACCGCAGGGCCTTTTTTTGTGCAACGTTCCGGAGAACCGGCAGGCACGGCAAGATGCGCCCCACCATGCGGCTCTC contains these protein-coding regions:
- a CDS encoding DMT family protein — translated: MQIPVPVATVGLLVLSNVFMTFAWYGHLKHKSMALPMVIFISWCIAFFEYVLQVPANRIGYGYFNAAELKTIQEVISLTVFSLFSVFYLHETLRWNHILGFALIVLAAYVIFKEW
- a CDS encoding sulfite exporter TauE/SafE family protein, with the protein product MVSTAIILFCTCAAFVAGFIDSIAGGGGLITIPALLLSGLPPQLALGTNKVGCCLGTGVAMLNFARSNLILWRLALLGVGFSLVGAGIGTELALYISPDLLGKVLVLLLPFAMLATLMPKKEQKNPPLTSGRRYWILAPLCFLIVGIYDGFFGPGTGSFLILALHWVLRISLLEASATSKVMNFASNLGAMILFIWNGAVIWSVGLPMMAANIAGNWLGSRLAIKVGTEAVRRFLWVSLSLLLATLIWRFFISPYLLGA
- a CDS encoding GlcG/HbpS family heme-binding protein, giving the protein MLKRIVPLVLALVLCAGLAQAKTKAPATQLPGDLTLAEAQKVLDAALVKAKAQGVPMNIAIVDAGGNLKAFVRQDGAFIGSIDVSTKKAVTARYFNMPTSTLGAASQPGQELFGIEATNGGLVIFGGGELLIRDNVIVGAIGVSGGSVAEDTNVAKAGAAALK